The [Pantoea] beijingensis genomic sequence GCTGAATGAAGAGATAAAAAGTATTCTGCGTACTGCTGAGCTGCTGTTGGAAGTTAACCTTGGTGCAACCGCTATCGGTACGCGCCTTAATACGCCTGACGGTTATCAGCAATTAGCAGTGCAACGGCTGGCAGAAGTCAGTAACCTGCCCTGCGTGCCAGCTGAAGATTTGATCGAAGCCACCTCAGACTGCGGTGCCTATGTTATGGTGCACTCTTCTTTGAAACGGTTGGCGGTTAAGCTGTCGAAAATCTGCAACGACCTGCGTTTACTGTCTTCTGGCCCGCGTGCCGGGCTGAATGAAATTAACCTGCCCGAGCTGCAGGCAGGCTCGTCGATTATGCCCGCCAAGGTCAATCCAGTCATACCCGAGGTCGTCAATCAAGTTTGTTTCAAAGTCATCGGCAACGACAGTACGGTGACAATGGCATCTGAAGCGGGTCAGCTACAGCTTAACGTGATGGAGCCGGTCATTGGCCAGGCACTGTTTGAGTCTATCCACATTTTGACCAACGCCTGCTACAATCTGCTGGAAAAATGCATTAACGGCATCACGGCGAATAAAGCCGTATGTGAAGCGTATGTCTTTAATTCAATCGGCATTGTGACTTACCTGAATCCCTACATTGGCCACCATAACGGTGACATTGTCGGTAAAATTTGTGCCGAAACAGGAAAAAGCGTGCGTGAGGTCGTACTGGAGCGCGGCTTACTGACTGAAGCCGAGCTGGATGACATTTTCTCAATACAAAACCTGATGCATCCAACGTATAAAGCTAAACGTTATACTGATGAAAATGAACAATAAATCACAAATAACCTAGCCCATTGAAAGGCACGTCAGCTCTCAAAGCGACGTGCCTTTTTCGTTGTTGCTGCATACAACTTATTAACGGTTGCTTATCAAAAAAATACTAAGGAGCACACTATGATCACAGTTGAGTTGATCATTGTCCTGCTGGCCATTTATCTGGGTGCACGGCTGGGTGGGATCGGTATTGGTTTTGCTGGTGGTTTTGGCGTGCTCGTGCTAACGCTGGGAGCACAAATTAGTCCGGGCGCCATTCCGTTCGACGTGATCGAAATCATTATGGGCGTGATTGCTGCCATCGCTGCAATGCAGGTTGCCGGAGGTATGGATTATCTGGTTAACCTCGCAGAACGTCTGCTGCGTAAGCATCCACGCTACATTACGTTTCTCGCCCCGCTGGTCACCTATTTTATGACGCTATTGGCCGGCACCGGACACACCGCTTTTTCCACTCTCCCGGTAATAGCCGAAGTGGCGAAAGAGCAAGGCGTGCGTCCTTCACGGCCGCTCTCTATCGCCGTTGTTGCCTCACAGATTGCCATTACCGCTTCGCCCATTTCGGCTGCGGTGGTATTCCTTGCTGGTATTCTGGAACCAAAGGGCGTCAGCTATCTGGCACTACTGGCCGTTTCTATTCCTTCCACCATGGCCGCTATTTTTGTTGCCGCACTCATCACCAATTTTCTGGGCAAAGAGCTGAAAGACGATGCTATCTACCAGGCGCGTTTAAGCAAAGGTGAAGTGCTGCTGCGTGGAACGACCGTCTTCGAGGAAAAACCGGGTGCAAAACGTTCAGTGCTACTTTTTCTGATCGGCATTATCGCCGTAGTACTGTATGCCACCGCCATTAGCGATACCGTTGGTCTGATTACACATCCCCTGCTGCCCCGCAATGAAGCGATTGTGGTATTTATGCTGACCATCGCCATGTTGATTTGCTTTAGTTGTAACGTTGATACTGGCGAGATTCTCTCAGCCAGTACCTTTAAATCCGGAATGAGTGCCTGCGTATGCGTAATGGGCGTTGCATGGCTGGGCGACACCTTTGTGAAAGCACATATCAGCGATATTCAAACCGTTGCAGGACAGCTTTTACAGGATTTCCCGTGGATGCTGGCGGTGATCCTGTTCTTTGCCTCCACGCTACTGTACTCGCAAGCCGCCACAACTAAGGCTTTGATGCCTGCCGCGTTGCTGTTAGGCGTATCCCCGGTAACCGCTGTTGCCTCCTTTGCTGCGGTTTCCGCTCTGTTTGTATTGCCAACTTATCCTACGCTATTGGCCGCAGTCGAAATGGATGACACGGGTTCAACGCGTATCGGTAAATTCGTTTTCAACCATTCATTTCTGATACCGGGCACCATTTCCATCGTGCTATCAGTCGCATTTGGCTTTCTCCTGGGCAATATTATTTTGTAGTTTTACGCCCCCCTTTACGGCGGTGAGATCACCGCCCATTTATGCCCGGTAAAAGCCTGCGGCTTAACAGCATGCTATAGTCTGCACTTATCGGATAAGGAGAGCATAATGCACCAATCTACCGCCGTGGTGGTACTTTGTACCGCGCCAGATGAAAACTGCGCGCAGCGGCTTGCTCATGAAGCGCTGGCCACTAAACTCGCCGCCTGTGTGACATTACTGCCAGGCGCTACCTCGTTATACTATTGGGAAGGGAAACTCGAACAGGCATCTGAAATTCAGATGCTGCTAAAAAGCGACCAGTCACACCAGCACGCGCTCATCGACCTGCTTAAAGCAGCGCATCCTTATGAAACACCTGAACTTTTGGTCCTACCGATCCAACATGGAGAGAGTGATTACCTGTCATGGCTCAACGCATCGCTACGCTAATTTTCCTTCTGCTGGGCGTTCTGTTCAGCCCCCTGGCAAGTGCTTCACCGTTTGACCAACATGCAAGCGGCCAGTTTGTGCCCGTGAATCAGGCTTTTGCCTTCGATTTCAATCAACAGGATAACAAATTGACGCTGAACTGGCAGGTTAAACCTGGCTACTACTTATATCGCCAACAGATTAAGATTGAGCCACACAGCGCGAAACTGGCCGCCTTTACGCTACCGGACGGCCAACCACATGAGGATGAATTTTATGGCAAAACCGTCATCTTTCCTACGGATCTGGCTCTGCCCTTAACCCTCCTGCAGGCCGATGCCGACGCCAGTATTCGGGTAACGTATCAGGGTTGTGCATCCGCGGGGTTCTGCTACCCGCCGGAAACTCGCGATATCCCGCTCAGCGCAGTTACCGCTACGCCCTCTCCCGAGCCTGCGTCCGCAGAGATCATCGCATCCCCCGTCAGCCATCTGCCCTTCTCACCATTTTGGGCCTTACTGATTGGGATTGGAGTGGCTTTCACTCCCTGCGTTCTGCCAATGTATCCCCTGATTTCCGGCATTATTCTTGGCGGTAATCGTCGCTTATCAATGGCTCGTTTATTCACGCTGGCGATGATTTACGTGCAGGGTATGGCGCTGACCTATACGCTGATGGGGATCGTCGTGGCTGCAGCAGGCTTGCGCTTTCAGGCGGCGTTGCAACACCCTTATGTTCTTATCGGCCTGTCGATCCTGTTTATTTTGCTGGCGCTCTCGATGTTCGGCTTGTTCACGCTGCAGCTTCCTGCATCGCTACAAACACGTCTGACGCTGTGGAGCAACCGCCAACAGAGCGGCTCGCTGACCGGCGTATTCCTTATGGGTGCGCTGGCAGGTTTAATCTGCTCCCCCTGTACCACTGCACCGCTCAGTGCGATTCTGCTCTATATTGCACAAAGCGGTAATATGCTGGCCGGAGGCGGTACGCTATATCTCTATGCCCTCGGCATGGGGCTCCCATTGATCGCCGTTACAATGTTCGGCAATAAACTTCTGCCGAAAAGCGGCCCGTGGATGCAGACAGTTAAAGAAGGATTCGGTTTTGTTATCCTGGCCCTGCCGGTGTTTCTGCTGGAGCGGGTGATTGGCGATCTATGGGGATTACGCCTCTGGAGTTTGTTAGGCGTCGTGTTTTTCGGCTGGGCCTTTATTATCAGCCTTCGCGCACCAAAAGGATTGCGGATAGTCCAGATT encodes the following:
- the aspA gene encoding aspartate ammonia-lyase; the protein is MANNIRIEEDLLGMREVPADAYYGVHTLRAIENFYISNSKISDIPEFVRGMVMVKKAAALANKELQTIPRNVANAIIQACDEVLNNGKCMDQFPVDVYQGGAGTSVNMNTNEVLANIGLELMGHQKGEYQYLNPNDHVNKCQSTNDAYPTGFRIAVYSSILKLLDAISQLSEGFQRKSVEFENILKMGRTQLQDAVPMSLGQEFHAFNVLLNEEIKSILRTAELLLEVNLGATAIGTRLNTPDGYQQLAVQRLAEVSNLPCVPAEDLIEATSDCGAYVMVHSSLKRLAVKLSKICNDLRLLSSGPRAGLNEINLPELQAGSSIMPAKVNPVIPEVVNQVCFKVIGNDSTVTMASEAGQLQLNVMEPVIGQALFESIHILTNACYNLLEKCINGITANKAVCEAYVFNSIGIVTYLNPYIGHHNGDIVGKICAETGKSVREVVLERGLLTEAELDDIFSIQNLMHPTYKAKRYTDENEQ
- a CDS encoding anaerobic C4-dicarboxylate transporter — encoded protein: MITVELIIVLLAIYLGARLGGIGIGFAGGFGVLVLTLGAQISPGAIPFDVIEIIMGVIAAIAAMQVAGGMDYLVNLAERLLRKHPRYITFLAPLVTYFMTLLAGTGHTAFSTLPVIAEVAKEQGVRPSRPLSIAVVASQIAITASPISAAVVFLAGILEPKGVSYLALLAVSIPSTMAAIFVAALITNFLGKELKDDAIYQARLSKGEVLLRGTTVFEEKPGAKRSVLLFLIGIIAVVLYATAISDTVGLITHPLLPRNEAIVVFMLTIAMLICFSCNVDTGEILSASTFKSGMSACVCVMGVAWLGDTFVKAHISDIQTVAGQLLQDFPWMLAVILFFASTLLYSQAATTKALMPAALLLGVSPVTAVASFAAVSALFVLPTYPTLLAAVEMDDTGSTRIGKFVFNHSFLIPGTISIVLSVAFGFLLGNIIL
- the cutA gene encoding divalent cation tolerance protein CutA; protein product: MHQSTAVVVLCTAPDENCAQRLAHEALATKLAACVTLLPGATSLYYWEGKLEQASEIQMLLKSDQSHQHALIDLLKAAHPYETPELLVLPIQHGESDYLSWLNASLR
- a CDS encoding protein-disulfide reductase DsbD, whose protein sequence is MAQRIATLIFLLLGVLFSPLASASPFDQHASGQFVPVNQAFAFDFNQQDNKLTLNWQVKPGYYLYRQQIKIEPHSAKLAAFTLPDGQPHEDEFYGKTVIFPTDLALPLTLLQADADASIRVTYQGCASAGFCYPPETRDIPLSAVTATPSPEPASAEIIASPVSHLPFSPFWALLIGIGVAFTPCVLPMYPLISGIILGGNRRLSMARLFTLAMIYVQGMALTYTLMGIVVAAAGLRFQAALQHPYVLIGLSILFILLALSMFGLFTLQLPASLQTRLTLWSNRQQSGSLTGVFLMGALAGLICSPCTTAPLSAILLYIAQSGNMLAGGGTLYLYALGMGLPLIAVTMFGNKLLPKSGPWMQTVKEGFGFVILALPVFLLERVIGDLWGLRLWSLLGVVFFGWAFIISLRAPKGLRIVQIVLFLAALISVRPLQDWAFAPHNNVTSVAHLNFTPVADAQQLDQALHNSNGKVSMLDLYADWCVACKEFEKYTFSDGQVQDALTNVQLLQANVTANSKTDSALLTHLRVLGLPTILFFDAQGNEIPNSRITGLMNAEAFLTHLQKLPR